A portion of the Cryptomeria japonica chromosome 5, Sugi_1.0, whole genome shotgun sequence genome contains these proteins:
- the LOC131072675 gene encoding transcription elongation factor 1 homolog, with the protein MGKRKSSKAPPKKKQEKLSTVFSCPFCNHDGSVECKMDKKDFIGEAKCRICQESFSTTINALSEPIDVYCEWIDECERVNNSG; encoded by the exons ATGGGGAAGAGAAAATCGTCGAAGGCACCGCCAAAGAAAAAGCAGGAGAAGCTGAGTACAGTGTTCAGCTGTCCTTTCTGCAACCATGACGGTAGCGTCGAGTGCaaaat GGATAAGAAAGATTTTATTGGGGAGGCTAAATGCCGAATATGCCAAGAGAGTTTCAGTACCACTATAAACG CATTGAGCGAGCCTATTGATGT GTATTGCGAGTGGATTGATGAATGTGAGCGAGTAAATAATTCTGGATAA